The following are from one region of the Methylophilus sp. DW102 genome:
- the nikB gene encoding nickel ABC transporter permease, translating into MIKRLLTLLPVVLGVLCLTFLLLHLVPGDPVDVMLGESASVADREALKAELGLNQPMRQQFLQYTAHLLHGDFGVSIHTHTDISTLLLQTYPATMLLAVSALCIGISIGVPLGVWSALKAGHWQDMMITLFSIRVAAMPAFWLGPLLMLVFAVWLGWLPVSGMESAASVVLPALTLGLGLSAILTRMTRTSLLEVLHEDYIRTARAKGLSEQQVILKHALRAALLPLVTIVGLQMGSLLAGAVITETIFGWNGVGRLLVDSIEKRDYPVTQACVLVIALSYVLINQGTDLAYRWLDPRTRGQA; encoded by the coding sequence ATGATTAAGCGTTTATTGACATTGCTGCCTGTGGTACTCGGGGTGCTCTGCCTGACATTCCTGCTACTACATCTGGTGCCGGGCGATCCGGTGGATGTCATGCTGGGCGAGTCTGCCAGTGTGGCCGACCGCGAGGCACTCAAAGCAGAACTCGGCCTGAATCAGCCAATGCGGCAGCAGTTTTTGCAATATACCGCCCATCTCTTGCACGGTGACTTTGGTGTCTCCATACACACGCATACCGATATTTCAACCTTGTTGCTGCAAACCTATCCAGCGACCATGCTATTGGCGGTGTCGGCCTTGTGCATAGGCATCAGCATTGGTGTTCCGCTGGGCGTTTGGTCTGCACTCAAGGCAGGACATTGGCAAGACATGATGATCACCTTGTTCAGTATCCGTGTCGCGGCCATGCCGGCATTTTGGCTAGGACCGTTACTCATGCTGGTGTTTGCCGTCTGGCTGGGCTGGTTGCCCGTGAGCGGGATGGAAAGCGCGGCAAGTGTAGTGTTGCCCGCGCTGACTCTGGGCTTGGGCTTAAGTGCCATTCTCACGCGCATGACACGCACCAGCTTGCTCGAGGTCTTGCATGAAGACTATATCCGCACGGCGCGCGCCAAAGGCTTAAGTGAGCAACAAGTGATCCTTAAACATGCCCTGCGGGCGGCCTTGTTGCCGCTGGTGACCATTGTTGGTCTGCAAATGGGCAGTTTGCTGGCCGGGGCGGTGATCACAGAAACCATTTTTGGCTGGAATGGCGTCGGCCGCCTGCTGGTGGATAGCATAGAAAAACGCGACTACCCGGTGACGCAAGCCTGTGTGCTGGTGATTGCCTTGAGCTATGTACTGATTAACCAGGGCACAGATTTGGCCTATCGATGGCTGGATCCTCGCACGCGAGGTCAGGCATGA
- a CDS encoding ABC transporter substrate-binding protein produces MASCHSSNAPNTLVFAVAQAPLNLDPRYATDAASERVNRLVYQRLVEFDAASHEVAGLASWQQLDALHYRFHLLRAPVFHDGQPLTATDVKATYDSLLTLKDSPHTAEFRHIRNISTPDAKTIDFTLAHADPHFAARMIVGILPARLIAAAHDFSHAPVGSGPFKFDGWSSALVLERLGDGLKVRFEEVKDPNVRVLKLKRGEADLIQGDLPPELVKYLQTQANITVNTGVGANYSYLGINAQAAFLKDARVRQAIAYAIDPQAIIDKVMVSQSRQASAILPPEHYAGNAQLQPYHYDPARARELLAAAGVKLPLTLIYKTSTDPQRVRLATILQAQMQAAGIDLQIKSLDWGTFFADVQKGNFQLYGLTWVGIKTPEIYGKVFGSKSIPPTGFNRGRYQDAQLDALLEKEDWPAVTQRVHQQLPVIPLWYEGQFAAYRGSIKRYTPAPDGNWDGLTKVAFHAAPH; encoded by the coding sequence GTGGCCAGCTGTCATTCCTCCAATGCACCGAATACACTGGTGTTTGCAGTGGCGCAGGCGCCACTCAATCTGGATCCGCGCTATGCCACCGATGCGGCTTCAGAGCGGGTCAATCGCCTGGTTTATCAGCGTCTGGTCGAGTTTGATGCGGCTTCACACGAGGTCGCCGGGTTGGCTTCGTGGCAGCAACTGGATGCCCTGCATTACCGTTTTCACTTGCTGCGGGCCCCAGTATTTCATGATGGCCAGCCCTTGACGGCTACCGATGTGAAAGCGACGTACGATAGCCTGCTCACACTCAAAGACTCGCCCCATACTGCCGAATTCAGGCATATTCGCAACATTAGCACCCCGGATGCTAAGACCATAGACTTTACGTTGGCGCATGCTGATCCCCATTTTGCGGCGCGTATGATTGTCGGCATCCTCCCCGCACGATTAATTGCGGCTGCGCATGACTTTAGCCATGCGCCAGTGGGCAGTGGGCCGTTCAAGTTCGATGGCTGGTCATCTGCGCTGGTGCTGGAGCGATTGGGAGATGGACTCAAGGTGCGCTTTGAAGAAGTCAAAGACCCGAATGTGCGCGTGCTCAAGCTCAAGCGTGGTGAGGCCGATTTGATTCAGGGCGATTTACCGCCTGAGCTGGTCAAGTATCTGCAAACACAAGCGAATATCACGGTGAATACCGGGGTGGGTGCCAATTACTCTTATCTGGGCATTAATGCCCAGGCAGCTTTTTTAAAGGATGCGCGCGTGCGGCAAGCGATTGCGTATGCGATTGATCCTCAGGCCATCATCGATAAAGTCATGGTCAGTCAAAGTCGGCAAGCCAGTGCTATCCTGCCGCCCGAGCATTATGCGGGCAATGCGCAATTGCAGCCATATCATTACGATCCTGCTCGCGCCAGGGAGTTATTAGCAGCTGCCGGGGTCAAGCTGCCGTTGACGCTGATCTATAAAACCAGCACAGACCCGCAACGGGTGCGGCTGGCGACGATTTTGCAGGCACAGATGCAAGCCGCAGGCATAGACTTGCAAATCAAGAGCCTGGATTGGGGCACTTTTTTTGCCGATGTGCAAAAAGGCAATTTTCAACTTTACGGCTTAACCTGGGTGGGCATTAAAACCCCGGAAATCTACGGCAAAGTCTTTGGTTCCAAGAGTATTCCGCCCACAGGCTTTAACCGAGGGCGGTATCAGGATGCCCAACTGGATGCCTTGCTGGAGAAAGAAGACTGGCCTGCCGTCACGCAACGTGTCCACCAGCAGTTGCCCGTGATTCCACTCTGGTATGAAGGTCAGTTTGCCGCCTATCGAGGATCAATTAAACGCTATACCCCGGCGCCGGATGGCAATTGGGATGGGTTGACCAAAGTGGCTTTTCACGCTGCGCCACATTAA
- a CDS encoding ABC transporter permease, with protein MKTFSLLTLAFWLLAVLLGRLVEMNPNQIDLDAILQWPSAQHWLGTDDLGRDILARVLHGVEVSFMVTVIVTTMTMAIGLTIGLLAGYHGGRLDDVLMQITSIFLAFPGILLAIAFAAVLGAGLNNLILALCLTGWVTYARLSRGQALALRQRLHVLAAESLGAGAWRIMLRHILPLLLSILMVEAAYSMASVMIAEASLSFLGLGIQAPEASWGAMLRDAVRFMLVAPHYVLTVGLCMMSLILAINLGGDVLRDKLDVRQGVQA; from the coding sequence ATGAAGACCTTTTCGCTGCTGACCCTGGCGTTTTGGCTGCTGGCGGTACTACTTGGTCGCCTGGTCGAGATGAACCCCAACCAGATTGATCTGGATGCGATTTTACAATGGCCAAGTGCACAACACTGGCTGGGGACTGATGATCTGGGCCGTGACATTCTGGCGCGCGTATTACATGGCGTAGAAGTGTCATTCATGGTGACGGTGATCGTGACGACCATGACCATGGCGATAGGACTGACGATAGGCTTGCTGGCCGGGTATCATGGCGGCAGGCTGGATGACGTACTCATGCAAATCACCAGTATTTTTCTGGCGTTTCCCGGGATCTTGCTGGCGATTGCGTTTGCCGCCGTGCTGGGTGCGGGTCTCAATAACCTGATCCTGGCCTTGTGTCTGACCGGCTGGGTGACCTACGCCAGACTATCGCGCGGGCAAGCTCTGGCACTACGCCAGCGCCTGCATGTGCTGGCGGCTGAGTCATTAGGTGCTGGCGCATGGCGTATCATGTTGCGCCACATCTTGCCGCTATTGCTGTCGATTTTAATGGTTGAGGCTGCCTACAGCATGGCCAGTGTCATGATTGCCGAAGCTTCGCTGTCCTTTCTTGGCCTGGGGATTCAGGCCCCGGAAGCCTCCTGGGGTGCCATGTTGCGTGATGCGGTGCGCTTTATGCTGGTCGCCCCCCATTATGTGTTGACCGTAGGCCTGTGCATGATGAGCCTGATCCTGGCAATTAACTTGGGGGGGGATGTCTTGCGGGACAAGCTGGATGTGCGTCAGGGAGTGCAAGCATGA
- a CDS encoding L,D-transpeptidase, whose protein sequence is MHIDISIPAQTLTLFDDQGQPRKQYAVSTAANGVGCVKNSGCTPLGTHIVRAKIGEGAPENTVFVGRRPTGEIFTPALKQAFPERDWILTRILWLSGTEPGKNRLGEVDTMQRYIYIHGTPDSTELGKPGSHGCVRMRNTDLIELFDLVPVGTPVHLHEADD, encoded by the coding sequence ATGCATATTGATATTTCAATTCCGGCGCAAACGCTGACCTTGTTTGATGATCAGGGCCAGCCGCGCAAACAGTACGCAGTGTCAACGGCGGCGAATGGGGTAGGCTGTGTCAAAAACAGCGGTTGTACACCGCTAGGTACCCATATTGTTCGCGCCAAAATTGGCGAGGGCGCGCCGGAAAACACCGTATTCGTTGGCCGCCGGCCCACGGGAGAGATTTTTACACCAGCCTTGAAACAGGCGTTTCCTGAACGTGACTGGATTCTGACCCGCATTTTATGGCTCAGTGGTACCGAGCCAGGTAAAAACCGCCTCGGAGAAGTAGACACCATGCAGCGGTATATTTACATTCATGGCACGCCTGACAGCACCGAGCTCGGCAAGCCCGGTTCGCACGGCTGTGTACGCATGCGTAATACTGACCTGATTGAGTTATTTGATCTGGTGCCTGTGGGTACCCCAGTCCATCTGCACGAGGCGGATGATTAA
- a CDS encoding VIT family protein yields the protein MQHHEKHFLQRSGWLRAAVLGANDGIISTASLLMGVAAAGTAQQALMMTGIAGLVAGALSMAAGEYVSVSSQTDIEQADLAREAQELTQNPESELRELTGIYIQRGLSPALAKQVAQELSQHDSLGAHARDELGLHDINQAKPLQAAFASALAFSSGALLPLLTTLIAPHAQVQSWLMFSNLPFLALLGMVAARTGGASVSKSVIRVVIWGALAMVATALIGHWFGVQAPV from the coding sequence ATGCAACATCATGAAAAACATTTTTTACAGCGCAGTGGCTGGTTACGTGCAGCCGTATTAGGCGCCAATGATGGCATTATCTCTACCGCCAGTTTGCTGATGGGCGTGGCAGCAGCAGGGACTGCGCAACAGGCATTAATGATGACGGGCATTGCCGGGCTGGTCGCGGGGGCGCTATCCATGGCTGCGGGCGAATATGTCTCGGTGAGCTCGCAAACCGATATTGAACAGGCCGACCTAGCGCGTGAGGCGCAAGAGCTCACACAAAACCCTGAAAGCGAGTTACGCGAACTCACTGGCATTTATATCCAGCGCGGTTTGTCGCCTGCGCTGGCAAAACAGGTCGCCCAGGAGCTGTCACAACATGATTCTTTAGGGGCACATGCGCGTGACGAATTAGGCTTGCATGACATCAACCAGGCTAAACCACTGCAAGCCGCATTTGCCTCCGCATTAGCCTTTTCTAGCGGGGCGCTATTGCCATTGCTGACCACGCTGATCGCCCCGCATGCACAAGTGCAGTCGTGGCTGATGTTCAGCAACTTGCCATTTTTGGCCTTGCTAGGCATGGTGGCCGCACGTACTGGCGGGGCCAGTGTCAGCAAAAGCGTCATCCGCGTGGTGATCTGGGGCGCGCTGGCGATGGTCGCCACGGCGCTGATTGGCCACTGGTTTGGTGTTCAGGCCCCGGTTTAA